Proteins encoded in a region of the Prunus persica cultivar Lovell chromosome G4, Prunus_persica_NCBIv2, whole genome shotgun sequence genome:
- the LOC18779265 gene encoding uncharacterized protein LOC18779265: MESFNQTTGFRYNLNPNTIGDVNGDSDHFSGILEIYAHHARNIHNICIYENQDVYAKFSLTYNPDETLSTRIINGGGKNPEFNENLRMKITQLDAVLKCEIWMLSRARNYMEDQLLGFTLVPISHVIGKGKVTQDYSLSSTDLFHSPAGTVKLSLSLNTSLPIKPSTSSLSESSANSSITSEVVLLDRKVSEVVLDPVEYSRIEFPDIDVVNESQQMVTEYFNLTRHGCSWRPGSQGLGSFLHLGASPQPAADRDYEMTVSSNVGIQGEPVSPNGSGSIHNSGFLSSTTTSLSDDRNSADSIEKKNRVTAESSNSINTCVTTGAANQGSAACPDTPTSRKGREVVDTKDANFSGKEDESSKEKTVGSGQYGQVFSAPLGNINMEAAEQSAMQQQIVDMYMRSMQQFTESLAKMKLPMDLDKAECEDRGEVIPNHNNNLELDKKKDGSRVFYGSRAFF; this comes from the coding sequence ATGGAATCATTCAATCAGACAACTGGGTTCCGGTACAACCTGAATCCGAACACAATAGGTGATGTAAATGGTGATTCTGATCACTTTTCAGGGATTCTTGAAATCTATGCTCATCATGCTAGGAACATTCACAACATATGCATCTATGAAAATCAAGATGTCTATGCAAAATTTTCTCTTACTTACAATCCAGATGAGACCCTCTCAACTAGGATCATCAATGGAGGTGGCAAGAACCCTGAATTCAACGAAAACTTGAGGATGAAAATCACTCAACTTGATGCTGTCCTCAAATGTGAGATTTGGATGCTTAGCAGGGCCAGAAACTACATGGAAGACCAGCTTTTGGGATTCACTTTGGTCCCAATTTCACATGTGATTGGCAAAGGAAAGGTAACTCAAGATTATAGTCTGTCTTCCACTGATCTCTTCCATTCCCCAGCTGGAACTGTCAAATTGAGTCTTTCTCTCAACACATCTTTGCCTATTAAACCCTCCACCAGTTCGTTATCCGAATCATCTGCTAACTCATCCATAACTTCAGAAGTTGTGTTGCTTGATCGAAAAGTATCAGAAGTGGTATTAGACCCGGTTGAGTATTCGAGGATCGAATTCCCGGATATCGATGTAGTAAATGAGAGTCAGCAAATGGTGACTGAGTATTTTAATTTGACAAGGCATGGCTGTTCTTGGAGACCAGGTTCCCAAGGACTTGGCTCGTTTCTTCATCTCGGTGCATCTCCTCAGCCTGCTGCTGATCGTGACTATGAAATGACTGTGAGTTCAAATGTGGGAATCCAGGGTGAACCTGTTTCTCCTAATGGGAGTGGGAGCATCCACAACTCTGGCTTCTTAAGTTCCACCACAACAAGCTTGAGTGATGATCGAAACTCCGCTGATTCAATCGAGAAAAAGAATCGTGTGACTGCTGAGTCATCAAATTCTATCAACACTTGTGTCACCACAGGAGCAGCTAATCAAGGTTCTGCTGCTTGTCCAGACACTCCAACGTCAAGGAAGGGAAGAGAAGTTGTAGACACAAAGGATGCAAATTTCTCAGGAAAGGAAGACGAAAGCAGCAAGGAAAAGACGGTTGGTTCTGGTCAATACGGTCAGGTGTTTTCAGCTCCACTCGGGAACATCAACATGGAGGCTGCCGAGCAGTCTGCAATGCAGCAACAAATAGTGGACATGTACATGAGAAGCATGCAACAGTTTACTGAGTCTTTGGCAAAGATGAAGCTCCCAATGGATCTTGATAAAGCAGAATGTGAAGACCGTGGCGAAGTGATTCCTAACCATAACAACAATTTAGAACTTGATAAGAAGAAGGATGGATCGCGGGTGTTCTATGGTAGCCGAGCCTTCTTCTGA
- the LOC18778398 gene encoding uncharacterized protein LOC18778398 isoform X2: MQSNTDNVEKRCGNHGGVCAICLDEIMLQETALVKGCEHAYCATCILRWVTYSQKPTCPQCKHPFEFLNVHRSLDGSIHDYMFEESVCLLLRAKWFEPLIVEEREDVYDDPDDYYYPYEDEEDDDLDEAYFSSSSSIRIGNRRWGDNGYVRGGRQEARPVNRSNIEDSGASSSREPRKKEAAMDKTGRRAKRALKREAADKAAAAKHQQHLARLGRK; the protein is encoded by the exons ATGCAGAGCAACACAGACAACGTTGAAAAGAGATGTGGGAATCATGGTGGGGTGTGTGCAATATGCTTGGATGAGATTATGCTTCAAGAAACTGCTCTCGTAAAAGGTTGCGAGCATGCCTACTG TGCAACCTGCATTCTTCGTTGGGTGACATACAGCCAAAAACCCACCTGCCCTCAATGCAAACATCCATTTGAGTTCCTGAATGTCCATCGTTCGCTTGATGGCAG CATACATGACTACATGTTCGAGGAGAGCGTGTGCTTACTTCTTAGAGCAAAATGGTTTGAGCCTCTGATTGTGGAGGAACGTGAAGATGTGTATGATGACCCTGATGATTATTATTACCCCTACGAGGACGAAGAGGATGATGATCTGGATGAAGCTTACTTCAGCAGTTCATCGAGTATCCGAATCGGTAATCGAAGATGGGGAGATAATGGATATGTGAGAGGTGGGCGTCAAGAAGCAAGGCCTGTTAACAGATCAAACATAGAGGACTCGGGTGCTAGTTCGTCTCGTGAGCCTAGGAAGAAAGAGGCTGCAATGGATAAAACTGGGAGACGTGCGAAGCGGGCACTTAAACGTGAAGCTGCTGATAAGGCTGCTGCAGCAAAACATCAGCAGCATTTGGCAAGGTTGGGCCGGAAGTAA
- the LOC18778398 gene encoding uncharacterized protein LOC18778398 isoform X1: MTSVINMDGQDQILSDLINSSTQQHQGEMQSNTDNVEKRCGNHGGVCAICLDEIMLQETALVKGCEHAYCATCILRWVTYSQKPTCPQCKHPFEFLNVHRSLDGSIHDYMFEESVCLLLRAKWFEPLIVEEREDVYDDPDDYYYPYEDEEDDDLDEAYFSSSSSIRIGNRRWGDNGYVRGGRQEARPVNRSNIEDSGASSSREPRKKEAAMDKTGRRAKRALKREAADKAAAAKHQQHLARLGRK; the protein is encoded by the exons ATGACTTCAGTCATCAACATGGACGGTCAGGATCAGATACTCAGCGATCTTATCAATTCATCCACCCAGCAACATCAG gGGGAAATGCAGAGCAACACAGACAACGTTGAAAAGAGATGTGGGAATCATGGTGGGGTGTGTGCAATATGCTTGGATGAGATTATGCTTCAAGAAACTGCTCTCGTAAAAGGTTGCGAGCATGCCTACTG TGCAACCTGCATTCTTCGTTGGGTGACATACAGCCAAAAACCCACCTGCCCTCAATGCAAACATCCATTTGAGTTCCTGAATGTCCATCGTTCGCTTGATGGCAG CATACATGACTACATGTTCGAGGAGAGCGTGTGCTTACTTCTTAGAGCAAAATGGTTTGAGCCTCTGATTGTGGAGGAACGTGAAGATGTGTATGATGACCCTGATGATTATTATTACCCCTACGAGGACGAAGAGGATGATGATCTGGATGAAGCTTACTTCAGCAGTTCATCGAGTATCCGAATCGGTAATCGAAGATGGGGAGATAATGGATATGTGAGAGGTGGGCGTCAAGAAGCAAGGCCTGTTAACAGATCAAACATAGAGGACTCGGGTGCTAGTTCGTCTCGTGAGCCTAGGAAGAAAGAGGCTGCAATGGATAAAACTGGGAGACGTGCGAAGCGGGCACTTAAACGTGAAGCTGCTGATAAGGCTGCTGCAGCAAAACATCAGCAGCATTTGGCAAGGTTGGGCCGGAAGTAA